From the genome of Leptolyngbya subtilissima AS-A7, one region includes:
- a CDS encoding SDR family oxidoreductase has product MTITPDQIPAQHQERTPALESEMVPRPQYDDPNYKGSGKLQDKVALITGGDSGIGRSVAVYYAKEGADVAIVYLDEHDDAKETQQAVQDYGRRCLLLPGDIRGEDFCREAVQKTIEEFGKLDILVNNAAVQYQEPSLDDIDAARLGDVFATNIFSMFYFAKAATPHMKPGSSIINTTSVNAYKGNPSLLSYSTTKGAILAFTRSLATPMLEKGIRVNGVAPGPIWTPFIPDAFSDDDVANFGKQVPMQRPGQPKEVAPSFVFLASEDASYMAGQVLHPNGGVVVNG; this is encoded by the coding sequence ATGACTATCACCCCCGATCAAATCCCCGCCCAGCACCAAGAGCGCACCCCTGCCCTAGAGTCAGAAATGGTGCCCCGGCCGCAGTATGACGACCCCAACTACAAGGGCAGCGGTAAACTGCAAGACAAAGTTGCCCTAATCACGGGCGGCGACAGTGGTATTGGCCGTTCCGTAGCGGTTTATTACGCCAAAGAAGGGGCCGATGTCGCCATTGTCTATCTCGATGAGCACGACGACGCTAAAGAAACTCAGCAGGCCGTGCAAGACTACGGCCGCCGCTGTTTGCTGCTTCCGGGCGATATTCGCGGTGAAGATTTTTGTCGTGAAGCCGTGCAAAAAACGATTGAGGAGTTTGGCAAGCTTGATATTTTGGTCAACAATGCGGCGGTGCAGTACCAAGAGCCTAGCCTCGATGACATTGATGCGGCCCGACTAGGAGATGTTTTTGCCACCAACATCTTCTCGATGTTCTATTTTGCTAAAGCGGCCACTCCTCACATGAAGCCGGGCAGCTCGATCATCAACACTACCTCGGTTAATGCCTACAAAGGCAACCCCAGCCTGCTGAGCTATTCCACCACCAAAGGGGCGATTTTGGCCTTTACCCGCTCCCTGGCTACCCCCATGTTAGAAAAGGGCATTCGCGTCAACGGCGTCGCCCCCGGCCCGATCTGGACGCCGTTTATTCCCGACGCCTTTTCGGACGATGATGTCGCCAACTTTGGCAAACAGGTACCGATGCAGCGGCCGGGGCAACCCAAGGAAGTCGCCCCTAGCTTTGTCTTTTTGGCCTCTGAAGATGCGTCCTACATGGCGGGTCAGGTGCTGCACCCCAACGGTGGCGTGGTTGTTAACGGCTAA
- a CDS encoding cytochrome P450: MANIPVEPGIDSTLGLLRDGYKFIGNRCDRMGTDVFQTRLRLQKTICMRGAAAAELFYDNNKFFRKKAAPPRVKKTLLGEGGVQSLDGASHRQRKQIFMGLMTPERLQQLSDLTLRHCRQYAQSWQQQDQVVLFEQINEILCRAVCAWSGVPLPETDVSRRTLELAAIIDGVGGLGLRYLRGVQARQRVEA; the protein is encoded by the coding sequence ATGGCTAATATTCCCGTTGAACCGGGTATCGACAGTACGCTGGGGCTGCTGCGCGACGGCTACAAATTTATTGGCAACCGGTGCGATCGCATGGGGACCGATGTTTTTCAAACTCGGCTGCGGCTGCAAAAAACCATTTGCATGCGGGGTGCAGCGGCGGCCGAATTGTTCTATGACAACAACAAATTTTTTCGGAAAAAGGCTGCCCCTCCGCGGGTCAAAAAGACCCTCCTGGGCGAAGGCGGTGTGCAGAGTTTAGACGGAGCCAGCCACCGCCAGCGCAAGCAAATTTTTATGGGGTTGATGACCCCTGAGCGACTACAGCAGCTCAGCGATCTCACTCTGCGCCACTGCCGGCAGTACGCCCAGTCGTGGCAGCAGCAGGATCAGGTCGTGCTGTTTGAGCAAATCAACGAAATTCTCTGTCGCGCCGTCTGCGCCTGGTCGGGGGTGCCCCTACCCGAAACTGACGTCTCTCGGCGCACCCTAGAGCTGGCTGCCATAATCGACGGTGTAGGTGGCCTGGGACTGAGATATTTGCGGGGTGTTCAAGCCCGCCAGCGGGTCGAAGCCTAG
- a CDS encoding acyl-CoA dehydrogenase family protein yields MPASWLLTVPFLGGVPITAELLTLSLTPKPAIAELLQLAVQMADDFAAQAAAVDQPGAFPANEFEQLAKAGFLAAPLCVTLGGYGLGIEAASIHDLLRLPKHIGRGNLAIGRVYEGHVNALQLIQTFGTAEQIERYGQEARDQHKLFGVWNVEDSEGLHLVPVGPNRYRMEGAKTFCSGGGYVERPFVNGKLPDGSWQMCIVPMDEVSTGCDRTCSITSAI; encoded by the coding sequence TTGCCAGCGTCGTGGCTGCTTACAGTGCCTTTCCTAGGAGGTGTCCCTATCACTGCTGAACTTTTAACCCTGTCGCTAACGCCTAAACCTGCGATCGCAGAGCTACTTCAATTGGCTGTACAGATGGCCGATGACTTTGCAGCCCAGGCGGCGGCAGTCGACCAGCCGGGGGCATTTCCAGCGAACGAGTTTGAGCAGTTAGCCAAGGCAGGGTTTTTGGCTGCCCCGCTGTGCGTTACCCTGGGCGGCTACGGCCTTGGCATTGAGGCCGCTTCGATCCACGATCTGCTAAGGCTGCCCAAACACATTGGCCGGGGCAATTTGGCGATCGGGCGGGTGTACGAAGGGCATGTGAATGCGCTACAGCTGATTCAAACCTTTGGCACGGCGGAGCAAATTGAGCGCTACGGCCAAGAGGCGCGAGATCAGCACAAGCTGTTTGGCGTTTGGAATGTGGAAGATTCCGAGGGTCTGCACCTGGTGCCTGTTGGCCCGAACCGCTACCGAATGGAGGGAGCCAAGACGTTTTGCTCGGGGGGTGGCTATGTGGAGCGCCCTTTTGTGAATGGCAAGCTGCCCGATGGGTCGTGGCAAATGTGCATTGTGCCCATGGATGAGGTGAGCACGGGCTGCGATCGCACCTGCTCAATCACCTCTGCAATCTAG
- a CDS encoding SAM-dependent methyltransferase, producing the protein MNKTVLASDAALEVKSPNQVFFCPEESQFYAQCLEKMVLSQSTSADTIIEFGSGDGSPVIQALLRSAFDGTIQGYELNADSYKLAKLRIEQYGLTPYYQVHNNCFFNSSPEKARYLIANPPYLPAPDNNLYMPSLHGGADGAGITNQLLTLGCEQVMLMISAYSNPVDTINHAKQIGYDVVDFMITPLKFGYYSSEPKVRNTITELQRRRQAFFSERIYFLAGVLFRQKSALTSCLSEEFLKVMTAL; encoded by the coding sequence ATGAACAAAACTGTGTTAGCCTCTGATGCTGCGCTCGAGGTTAAGTCTCCTAATCAGGTATTTTTCTGCCCTGAAGAGTCTCAATTTTATGCTCAGTGTCTAGAGAAGATGGTGCTATCGCAAAGCACTTCAGCGGACACCATCATTGAATTTGGTTCCGGCGATGGTAGCCCTGTAATTCAAGCTCTGCTCAGAAGTGCCTTTGATGGGACGATTCAAGGATATGAGCTAAACGCAGACTCCTATAAGCTGGCGAAGCTTAGAATTGAGCAGTATGGTCTAACACCTTATTATCAAGTTCATAACAACTGCTTCTTTAATAGCTCCCCAGAAAAAGCGCGCTATCTGATCGCGAATCCTCCTTACTTGCCTGCTCCAGACAACAATTTGTATATGCCGTCTCTGCACGGTGGTGCCGATGGGGCGGGTATTACCAATCAGCTCTTGACGCTTGGCTGTGAGCAGGTGATGTTGATGATTTCAGCTTACTCAAACCCCGTTGACACTATTAACCACGCTAAACAAATTGGTTATGATGTGGTCGACTTTATGATCACTCCCCTCAAGTTTGGCTACTACAGCTCAGAGCCTAAGGTCAGAAATACTATTACGGAGCTTCAGCGCCGCCGCCAGGCATTTTTCTCAGAAAGAATTTACTTCTTAGCTGGGGTACTTTTCCGCCAGAAGAGTGCATTGACCTCGTGCCTGTCAGAGGAGTTCTTGAAGGTAATGACCGCGCTGTAG
- a CDS encoding iron-containing redox enzyme family protein produces MFSVINNRDLRTENEVHGSSTVKDFNFVAAEEQLIKLLNLENLDQQVTQVPNCTQELEAAISAALPLAYGDPSEPGDDSAHLFLQRVLYRINRLNLFWYDDLSHYKNERSLYLQWVRDRIESVWQAWELGQIDVKSLQQQNVEQTLRDSYEADLNPPVTDNRRFLREDLDREGYRRLLAIASLDGLVEASRMSRILGGASNEVQAMLIRVLMEEYGNGRLARKHSTFFAKMMAEMELNTKAEGYFDLAPWQLLASINHNFLLTECKRYFLRYNGGLTYFEIVGPSIYTDYLIAAQRLNLSEESSGYWELHIREDERHGLWMLQDVALPLAEQYADNAWEILLGYAQEKFIGDRAGDAIIQCIKQATAPLPKISLA; encoded by the coding sequence ATGTTTTCCGTTATAAACAATCGCGACTTGAGGACAGAAAACGAAGTACATGGCTCCTCAACAGTCAAAGATTTTAACTTTGTCGCCGCTGAAGAACAGCTAATCAAGCTGCTAAACCTGGAAAATCTTGATCAGCAGGTCACCCAAGTTCCCAACTGTACCCAAGAGCTAGAAGCTGCTATTTCGGCGGCGCTTCCCCTAGCCTATGGGGATCCTTCTGAACCTGGTGATGACTCTGCTCATCTGTTTTTACAGCGCGTTTTGTACCGAATTAATCGCCTCAATCTTTTTTGGTACGACGATTTATCTCACTACAAAAACGAGCGCTCTCTATATTTGCAATGGGTGCGCGATCGCATTGAGTCAGTATGGCAAGCCTGGGAACTGGGGCAGATAGATGTCAAATCTCTTCAACAGCAGAACGTAGAGCAGACCCTGCGGGATTCGTATGAGGCAGACTTAAACCCACCCGTCACCGACAACAGACGCTTCTTGCGAGAAGACCTAGATCGAGAGGGTTATCGACGTCTGTTGGCGATCGCTTCCCTAGATGGGTTAGTGGAAGCTAGCCGCATGTCTCGCATCTTAGGCGGGGCGAGTAACGAAGTTCAGGCCATGCTGATCCGGGTCTTGATGGAAGAGTATGGCAACGGTCGCCTAGCCCGAAAGCACTCGACCTTTTTTGCCAAAATGATGGCCGAAATGGAACTAAACACTAAGGCGGAGGGGTATTTTGACCTCGCTCCTTGGCAGTTGCTAGCCAGCATTAACCACAACTTTTTGCTGACCGAATGCAAGCGCTATTTTCTGCGTTATAACGGCGGGCTTACTTACTTCGAGATTGTTGGCCCCTCAATTTACACTGATTACCTAATAGCGGCTCAGCGACTGAACCTCAGCGAAGAGTCATCGGGATATTGGGAATTGCATATTCGCGAAGATGAGCGTCATGGTCTGTGGATGCTGCAAGATGTAGCGCTCCCCCTAGCAGAGCAGTACGCCGACAATGCCTGGGAAATTTTGCTGGGTTATGCCCAGGAAAAATTCATTGGAGACCGGGCTGGCGATGCGATTATTCAGTGCATCAAACAGGCAACTGCTCCTTTGCCCAAGATTTCTCTAGCCTGA
- a CDS encoding DUF3891 family protein: MIVNLQTDGWEIIYHRAHALLAAQIAGYWDFSKKTYRLYETIAAIAHHDHLEKEWEGNELTEAGAPLDFTLDKESPIDKLKQHADEALYQGRWVAMLISMHLCFLNQAKGEEDPEMANFLKEQRQRQAQWQAELGVTQEDAEKAYTFMRWCDRMSLILSQRQIPAAGRQLEITKGPDGKQYNVHELDSGDLCVTPWPFSCDKFTVMVDASYLSQLQFKSNEELTKALMEAPRKTLAWTLRKSDD, from the coding sequence ATGATCGTCAATCTTCAAACTGATGGCTGGGAAATTATTTACCACCGTGCTCACGCACTTTTAGCGGCTCAAATTGCCGGCTATTGGGACTTTAGCAAAAAAACCTACCGACTCTACGAAACTATTGCCGCGATCGCCCATCACGACCACCTCGAAAAAGAGTGGGAGGGCAATGAGCTAACCGAAGCAGGAGCACCGCTAGACTTCACCCTCGACAAAGAATCGCCCATCGACAAACTCAAACAGCACGCTGACGAAGCGCTGTACCAGGGCCGCTGGGTAGCGATGCTGATCTCTATGCACCTGTGTTTTTTAAATCAGGCCAAGGGAGAAGAAGACCCAGAAATGGCGAATTTTTTGAAGGAGCAGCGCCAGCGTCAGGCCCAGTGGCAGGCTGAACTTGGTGTTACTCAAGAAGATGCTGAAAAAGCTTATACCTTCATGCGGTGGTGCGATCGCATGTCGCTGATTTTGTCTCAGCGCCAGATACCTGCAGCCGGCCGTCAGCTTGAGATCACCAAGGGCCCTGATGGCAAGCAATACAACGTTCATGAGCTAGATTCTGGCGATTTGTGCGTTACGCCGTGGCCATTTTCCTGCGACAAGTTTACAGTTATGGTTGATGCCTCCTACCTATCACAGCTTCAGTTCAAATCTAATGAAGAATTAACTAAAGCTTTGATGGAGGCTCCTCGCAAAACCTTAGCCTGGACTTTAAGAAAATCCGATGATTGA
- a CDS encoding hemerythrin domain-containing protein, translated as MPATLDDQKRSAIAEKLADIKAIQNLIIDNEQQFLSECSDNHLRHRLEDMLEDDQKNLDIVETAITQYGIQSEPKPTVREFVSQAKETLASSRLSMYEKIAQHELLKHGQVMSGLVVHKAAQVVGQDIEAAIAPLNTVNFENRAHQEQLKGMLEYLGTLELTGQEPKQGLWARVQDAVAAATGVVGSAVTQTSDKESADVMDLIFMDHQKARTLISEIRNAENDDQVKALFGQLYKDLVVHAKAEEAVVYPAVQPFYGDDTQELFDETAEIEGILNELKAMPSAGDQFMAKLKELKAMIGDHTRQEESTMFATIRKNMSSEEQQQLGMRFKETKQSLQSQM; from the coding sequence ATGCCTGCCACGCTTGACGATCAAAAGCGTTCTGCGATCGCAGAGAAGCTAGCCGACATCAAGGCTATTCAGAATTTGATTATTGATAACGAGCAGCAGTTTCTCAGCGAGTGCAGCGATAATCACCTGCGCCATCGTCTGGAAGACATGCTTGAGGATGACCAAAAGAATTTAGATATTGTTGAAACAGCCATTACTCAATACGGGATCCAATCTGAGCCTAAACCGACAGTGCGGGAGTTTGTCAGCCAGGCAAAAGAAACCCTTGCAAGCTCTCGGTTGAGCATGTACGAGAAAATTGCTCAGCACGAGCTGCTGAAGCATGGCCAGGTCATGTCGGGTCTGGTAGTTCACAAAGCGGCTCAGGTCGTTGGCCAAGATATCGAGGCAGCGATCGCTCCCCTCAACACCGTCAACTTCGAGAACCGTGCCCACCAGGAGCAACTCAAGGGCATGCTTGAGTACTTAGGAACCCTAGAGCTCACTGGTCAAGAACCCAAGCAGGGCCTGTGGGCTCGGGTGCAGGATGCTGTTGCCGCCGCCACTGGCGTTGTGGGCAGCGCTGTTACTCAAACCTCTGACAAAGAGTCTGCCGACGTTATGGACCTGATCTTTATGGATCACCAGAAGGCCAGGACCCTAATCAGCGAAATCAGAAACGCAGAGAACGACGACCAAGTTAAAGCGCTGTTTGGCCAACTGTACAAAGACCTCGTGGTGCACGCCAAGGCTGAAGAAGCCGTAGTCTACCCTGCGGTACAACCGTTCTATGGTGACGACACCCAAGAGCTGTTTGACGAAACGGCTGAAATAGAAGGCATTCTCAATGAGCTTAAAGCCATGCCCTCGGCAGGTGACCAGTTTATGGCTAAGCTCAAGGAGCTCAAGGCCATGATTGGCGACCACACCCGCCAAGAAGAAAGCACCATGTTTGCCACCATTCGCAAGAACATGTCGAGCGAAGAGCAGCAGCAACTGGGTATGCGCTTTAAGGAGACCAAGCAGTCGCTACAGAGCCAAATGTAG
- a CDS encoding BON domain-containing protein: protein MTWHNKIDFDHCDDGPAHGASSHSPMTPGLTNTYDDELREKAGMHTPPPPPECMGLEGEYDSFGLVRRLAQTLDQQPDLASIDTLTLTQHGSALCLAGSVDGAALDRIVDIASHLDGTREVDVSQVAVNH from the coding sequence ATGACTTGGCACAACAAAATCGATTTTGATCACTGCGATGACGGCCCTGCCCACGGGGCCTCATCGCACAGCCCCATGACCCCAGGTCTTACCAACACCTACGACGATGAACTGCGAGAGAAAGCAGGTATGCACACGCCGCCACCGCCGCCTGAGTGCATGGGCCTAGAAGGGGAATACGACTCTTTTGGGCTGGTGCGACGGCTGGCTCAAACCCTTGACCAACAGCCAGATCTGGCGTCTATTGACACGCTAACTCTGACCCAGCACGGCAGCGCCCTCTGCTTAGCTGGCTCGGTAGACGGCGCGGCTTTAGATCGCATTGTGGATATTGCCAGTCACCTAGACGGCACCCGCGAGGTTGATGTTAGCCAGGTGGCGGTAAATCACTAG
- the crtO gene encoding beta-carotene ketolase CrtO has protein sequence MQTFDVILIGAGHNGLVCAGYLLKAGYSVLLLERRSIPGGAATTEEAMPEEAPGFHFNLCAIDHEFIHLGPVVEELELEKYGLEYLFCDPITYCPQADGRAFLAHRSVDKTCAEIARYSERDAVKYKEYMTFWDKLTQGITPIFNAPPKSIVDILGNYGLHNIKDLLSVLGGVDKTLDLVRTMLTSPENVLNEWFDTEVVKAPLARLSSELGGPPSEKTLAIGSMMMGLRHNPGVARPRGGTGALVSALVRMVEDHGGTILCDQSVERLLINAEGRVEGVRVADGQEYRATKGVISNIDAQRVFQDLVPDSDAQSFAPGLSERLDRRIVNNNEGILKIDCALSEMPRFEAYNHQDEYLIGSVLIADTVDQVETAHTMPMQGLIPDHDPSLYVVVPTVMDPSMAPPGQHTLWIEFFAPYQVKDAEGTGLFGTGWTDELKNKVADRVIDKLADYTPNLKQSIMARRVESPAELTQRIGVRKGNHYHIDMTLDQMVFFRPLPELANYQTPIEGLFLTGAGTHPGGSISGMPGRNCARVFLSVQEPLAYNLKEAGNWLKDRFKSVTGLGS, from the coding sequence ATGCAAACGTTTGATGTCATTCTTATTGGTGCAGGCCACAACGGACTGGTCTGTGCCGGCTATCTATTGAAAGCGGGCTACAGTGTTCTGTTGCTAGAGCGACGGTCAATCCCCGGTGGAGCTGCCACTACTGAAGAGGCCATGCCAGAGGAAGCCCCCGGCTTTCATTTCAACCTTTGCGCCATCGACCACGAGTTCATTCACTTAGGACCGGTCGTCGAGGAGCTAGAGCTAGAGAAGTACGGGTTAGAGTATCTCTTTTGCGACCCAATTACCTATTGTCCCCAAGCCGACGGCAGGGCATTTTTGGCCCACCGCTCAGTTGATAAAACTTGCGCCGAAATCGCTCGCTACAGCGAAAGAGACGCGGTGAAATACAAAGAATACATGACCTTCTGGGACAAGCTCACCCAGGGAATTACTCCTATATTTAACGCCCCGCCAAAATCTATCGTCGACATTCTAGGCAACTACGGTCTGCACAACATTAAAGATCTATTGTCGGTTTTGGGTGGTGTAGACAAGACGCTGGATCTGGTACGCACCATGCTCACCAGTCCTGAAAACGTCCTCAACGAGTGGTTTGACACAGAAGTAGTCAAAGCACCGCTGGCGCGACTGTCGTCAGAGCTGGGGGGGCCACCTTCTGAAAAGACTTTAGCCATTGGTTCAATGATGATGGGGCTGCGCCACAATCCTGGGGTCGCTCGACCCCGCGGCGGTACAGGGGCTCTGGTTTCCGCCCTAGTGCGGATGGTTGAAGACCACGGGGGCACCATTCTCTGCGATCAATCGGTAGAGCGCCTTTTGATTAACGCCGAAGGGCGGGTTGAGGGGGTACGAGTAGCCGATGGACAGGAGTACCGAGCTACCAAGGGGGTGATTTCAAATATTGATGCCCAACGAGTCTTTCAAGACTTGGTGCCGGACTCCGATGCTCAATCCTTTGCCCCCGGCTTAAGCGAGCGGCTCGATCGCCGCATCGTCAACAATAACGAAGGCATTCTAAAAATTGACTGCGCCCTCTCAGAAATGCCCCGCTTTGAGGCCTACAATCACCAAGACGAGTATCTAATTGGCTCTGTCTTGATTGCCGACACGGTGGATCAGGTAGAAACAGCCCACACTATGCCCATGCAGGGGTTGATTCCTGACCACGACCCCTCACTGTACGTGGTGGTCCCCACGGTGATGGACCCGTCGATGGCGCCTCCGGGTCAGCACACCCTGTGGATTGAGTTTTTTGCCCCTTACCAAGTTAAAGACGCTGAGGGCACTGGGCTGTTTGGCACCGGCTGGACAGATGAGTTGAAGAATAAGGTCGCCGATCGCGTGATCGATAAGCTGGCCGACTACACCCCCAACCTCAAGCAGTCGATTATGGCTCGACGGGTTGAAAGCCCCGCTGAGCTGACCCAGCGAATTGGGGTGCGCAAGGGCAACCACTACCACATCGATATGACCCTCGACCAGATGGTGTTCTTCCGCCCGCTGCCTGAGTTGGCTAACTACCAAACCCCAATTGAAGGGCTATTTTTGACTGGGGCAGGCACCCACCCAGGCGGCTCGATTTCGGGCATGCCGGGGCGCAACTGTGCCCGGGTATTTCTCAGTGTGCAAGAACCCCTAGCTTACAATTTAAAAGAAGCCGGCAACTGGTTGAAAGATCGGTTTAAGTCTGTGACTGGTTTAGGCAGTTAG